One window of Chamaesiphon minutus PCC 6605 genomic DNA carries:
- a CDS encoding PP2C family protein-serine/threonine phosphatase — protein sequence MKSLFTGLTDKGMVRSANQDAYHIDPDGRFFIVADGMGGHAGGEEASRIAIEVAHAYLDNNWETEPDTKNLLAQALIVANDAIVADQELNAQRGDMGTTLVMILFRDDLVWSAHVGDSRLYRLRGDKLDAITEDDTWVARAMKLGQLNAEEAKVHPLRHVLSHCLGRRDLRQINIQTQDITTGDRILLCSDGLTEEVPHDEIAIHLQAETEELAAQALVDAAKQHGGSDNITVIIATIQ from the coding sequence ATGAAATCGCTGTTCACAGGTCTTACAGATAAAGGGATGGTGCGTAGTGCCAACCAAGATGCATACCATATCGATCCTGATGGACGATTTTTTATAGTTGCAGATGGGATGGGCGGTCATGCTGGTGGTGAAGAAGCCAGTCGGATCGCCATCGAGGTCGCACACGCATATCTCGATAATAATTGGGAGACAGAACCCGATACCAAAAATTTGCTCGCCCAAGCTCTAATTGTCGCCAATGATGCGATCGTGGCCGACCAAGAATTGAATGCCCAGCGCGGCGATATGGGTACCACCTTGGTGATGATTCTCTTCCGCGACGATCTGGTGTGGTCGGCACATGTAGGCGATTCGCGGCTGTATCGGCTGCGCGGCGACAAGTTAGATGCTATTACCGAAGACGACACTTGGGTGGCTAGAGCGATGAAATTGGGGCAACTCAACGCCGAAGAAGCCAAAGTACATCCTCTGCGTCACGTTCTCTCCCACTGTCTGGGGCGGCGTGATTTGCGACAAATTAATATTCAAACTCAAGATATCACTACTGGCGATCGCATTTTACTCTGTAGCGACGGTCTGACCGAAGAAGTACCGCACGATGAAATTGCCATCCACCTCCAAGCCGAAACCGAAGAACTGGCAGCACAAGCTTTAGTAGATGCAGCCAAACAGCATGGTGGCAGCGATAATATTACTGTAATTATTGCCACGATTCAATAA
- a CDS encoding HaeII family restriction endonuclease: MTLAEAKAALDRIIKISRVHLYKPIQIAEILYRDRVHRDLDLSDLNTYRNTSKAWRNLITDRFVGRSSSSSAEYQEALFTKAMPPQTLVILGEENRLKGGIIEAYIYRRFAERFTQLSSALNYYDTHSTTDFEVREFIDLFWSEPGLRRSIDKVYEIVVYSLFSVLVEALEVTITISINESKLGLLEEFSDFTEMVIGLTQDKYLLNLPAKIYRVGVTNAADRGLDMYANFGMAIQIKHLSLTPELAENIVGSVTADRIVIVCRDSEQALIVSLLNQIGWKAKIQSIITENNLQGWYEKALRGSFSAAIGKRILLTLKEQIIAEFPASDNRDFTEFYESRNYNLLTDDLWV; this comes from the coding sequence ATGACTTTAGCAGAAGCAAAAGCTGCCCTGGATCGGATTATTAAAATTAGCCGAGTGCATTTGTACAAGCCAATTCAAATAGCTGAAATACTCTATCGAGATCGGGTTCATCGAGATCTAGATTTGAGCGATCTAAATACTTACCGAAATACGTCCAAAGCTTGGCGAAATTTAATAACCGATCGGTTTGTAGGGCGGAGCAGCTCCTCTTCAGCAGAGTATCAGGAAGCCCTATTTACTAAAGCCATGCCACCTCAAACTTTAGTGATTTTAGGTGAAGAGAATAGGTTAAAAGGTGGAATTATTGAGGCATATATTTATCGGCGATTTGCCGAAAGGTTTACGCAGCTATCGTCGGCATTAAATTATTACGACACTCACAGTACTACCGATTTTGAAGTTCGAGAATTTATCGATTTATTCTGGAGCGAACCAGGATTGCGGCGAAGTATCGATAAAGTTTATGAAATCGTAGTCTATTCATTATTTTCAGTCTTAGTTGAAGCTTTAGAGGTTACAATTACGATCTCAATTAATGAAAGTAAACTGGGTTTGCTAGAGGAGTTCTCGGATTTCACTGAAATGGTGATTGGGCTTACTCAAGATAAGTATTTATTAAATTTACCAGCTAAAATTTATCGAGTTGGCGTCACAAATGCCGCCGATCGAGGATTGGATATGTATGCTAATTTTGGGATGGCTATCCAAATTAAGCATCTTTCCTTAACTCCTGAATTAGCTGAAAATATTGTCGGCTCAGTTACAGCAGATCGGATTGTAATTGTTTGTCGGGACAGCGAGCAGGCATTAATCGTATCATTACTCAATCAAATCGGTTGGAAAGCCAAAATTCAGAGTATTATAACTGAAAATAATCTTCAAGGGTGGTATGAAAAAGCTTTGCGCGGCTCCTTTAGTGCAGCTATTGGCAAGCGAATTTTACTAACATTAAAAGAGCAAATTATCGCCGAATTTCCAGCTTCCGACAATCGAGACTTTACTGAGTTTTATGAAAGTCGAAACTATAATTTGCTAACGGACGATCTTTGGGTTTAA
- the dcm gene encoding DNA (cytosine-5-)-methyltransferase gives MTIKIIDLFAGIGGIRLGFEAHGCECIFSSEWDADAQKMYEANYGEQPHGDITKIAPDDIPNHDILLAGFPCQPFSIIGKSLGFADTRGTLFFNIEEILRRKQPYAFMLENVKQLRSHDRGRTLLVIKQKLEALGYFIYITVLNALDFGLPQKRERIIIVGFKEDLEFSFPTPLASYQSLSKVLEEECNVDPSYFATDKIVANRLEKIKKILPNPSIWHENKGGNISALPYSCALRAGASYNYLLVNGKRRLTSREMLRLQGFPETFQIVVSYQAMRKLTGNSVAVPVIEAVAGKMVEAIQQRQLKKTVKQLTLLEAI, from the coding sequence ATGACAATTAAAATAATCGACCTCTTTGCCGGAATCGGTGGAATTAGGCTTGGATTTGAGGCACATGGCTGTGAGTGCATTTTTTCTTCAGAATGGGATGCTGATGCCCAAAAAATGTACGAAGCTAACTATGGGGAGCAGCCACATGGAGACATTACTAAAATCGCGCCTGATGATATCCCCAATCATGATATCTTACTTGCTGGATTCCCCTGTCAGCCGTTTAGTATTATTGGTAAATCTCTAGGTTTTGCCGACACGCGAGGAACATTATTTTTTAATATCGAAGAGATTTTAAGGCGCAAGCAGCCTTATGCTTTTATGTTAGAAAACGTCAAACAACTTAGATCTCACGATCGCGGTCGTACTTTACTAGTAATTAAACAAAAGCTAGAAGCATTAGGATACTTTATTTACATCACAGTTTTAAATGCACTAGATTTTGGCTTACCACAAAAAAGAGAACGGATAATAATTGTAGGTTTTAAAGAAGATCTTGAATTTAGCTTTCCAACACCATTGGCTTCATATCAATCTCTCTCAAAGGTGCTAGAGGAAGAGTGTAATGTCGATCCCTCATACTTTGCTACTGATAAAATAGTTGCTAATCGCTTAGAAAAAATCAAAAAAATATTGCCAAATCCTTCTATCTGGCATGAAAACAAGGGCGGAAATATATCGGCTTTACCCTACTCATGTGCCTTGAGAGCAGGCGCATCTTATAATTATCTGTTGGTAAATGGCAAAAGGCGGTTAACCTCTAGAGAAATGCTCAGGCTACAAGGTTTTCCAGAGACTTTCCAAATTGTGGTTAGTTATCAAGCCATGCGAAAATTGACTGGTAATAGCGTTGCAGTCCCAGTAATTGAAGCTGTTGCTGGTAAAATGGTTGAAGCAATTCAGCAACGCCAACTGAAAAAAACAGTCAAACAACTTACCCTTTTGGAAGCTATTTAA
- the dndD gene encoding DNA sulfur modification protein DndD: MLFRELVLENFGSYLGKNTINLLPDSSADSRPIILIGGMNGGGKTTIMDALRLALYGARAQCSTRGNLSYSDFLDQCVSRQTPLSEKTRVELAFEVAEEGELREIRIVRYWERNPKDGKDTLGILVNDWADKMLLNTWEEYIENLLPLGISNLFLFDGEQVKELAEQETPPVGVFDAIQSLLGLELAERLATDLDVLVTRKRRDIATSKQLEAIDEIESRLEQQQLELTTLTSELERLDAKLVVAIEQERQAFDKFVLEGGKIAAQGTELALESKAIQTQIDRLRHDLAELAAGNLPLGLIAPLLTEVRDRSAIELRHQQGKAALEVLVDRDRRLLEFLDRQQLLDNQIADVRAFLANENHNLVKEVELESSVYLGADLEVMARLDRILTSELDRDLHQASNLQTQLTKLEIELDFVDRQIAEAASPEEYTRLKAQETTARELVVQLKADKISSDRRYAELDRIVTKTKQELANYTEKNIQLKNDRHIIDSIAKVKATLQVFKEKLTLKKINKLENEVTECFRYLLHKSELVGRVTIDSTTFTLSLHDRDGKLLPKHRLSAGEKQLLAIALLWGLARVSGRQLPIAIDTPLGRLDSSHRTNLIERYFPAASEQVILLSTDTEVAESEVAKLREQGAITREYILEHDPSAQRTQVKTGYFW; the protein is encoded by the coding sequence ATGCTCTTCCGCGAACTGGTTCTAGAAAACTTTGGATCTTATCTAGGTAAGAACACTATTAATTTATTACCGGATTCGTCCGCAGATAGCCGTCCGATTATTTTGATTGGGGGGATGAATGGCGGTGGCAAAACGACAATTATGGATGCCCTGCGGTTGGCTCTGTACGGTGCGCGCGCCCAGTGTTCGACGCGGGGAAATTTGAGTTATAGTGATTTCCTCGACCAATGCGTCAGTCGTCAAACACCATTAAGCGAAAAAACGCGGGTCGAATTAGCCTTTGAAGTGGCTGAAGAGGGCGAGTTGCGCGAGATTCGGATCGTCAGATATTGGGAACGCAATCCCAAGGATGGTAAGGATACTTTAGGAATACTGGTCAATGATTGGGCTGATAAAATGCTCCTGAATACTTGGGAGGAATATATCGAAAATCTGTTGCCGTTAGGAATTTCTAATCTATTTTTATTCGATGGCGAACAAGTCAAAGAATTAGCAGAGCAAGAAACTCCACCTGTCGGCGTATTCGATGCGATTCAGTCTTTACTGGGTTTAGAATTAGCCGAACGACTAGCGACAGATTTGGATGTATTGGTAACTAGAAAGCGGCGGGATATTGCGACTAGCAAACAATTAGAAGCGATCGACGAAATCGAATCGAGATTGGAGCAGCAGCAATTAGAATTAACTACGCTGACGTCAGAATTGGAGCGACTCGATGCCAAACTAGTAGTAGCGATCGAGCAAGAGCGACAAGCATTTGATAAATTTGTCCTGGAAGGGGGCAAAATTGCCGCACAAGGCACAGAATTAGCTCTCGAATCGAAAGCTATTCAAACTCAAATCGATCGCCTGCGGCATGATTTAGCCGAGCTAGCGGCAGGTAATTTACCATTGGGATTAATCGCACCCTTATTAACTGAAGTTCGCGATCGAAGCGCGATCGAATTACGCCATCAACAAGGCAAAGCCGCACTAGAAGTATTAGTGGATCGCGATCGAAGGTTGCTGGAATTTCTCGATCGACAGCAACTTTTAGATAACCAGATCGCCGATGTTCGCGCCTTTTTAGCCAATGAAAACCACAACTTAGTTAAAGAAGTCGAATTAGAAAGTTCGGTTTATTTAGGTGCAGATCTTGAAGTAATGGCTCGGTTAGATCGCATTCTCACCTCCGAACTCGATCGCGATCTTCATCAAGCTAGCAATCTACAAACTCAATTAACAAAACTCGAAATCGAACTGGATTTTGTCGATCGCCAAATTGCCGAAGCCGCATCGCCAGAAGAATACACCCGCCTCAAAGCTCAAGAAACCACCGCCCGCGAATTAGTAGTTCAACTCAAAGCCGATAAAATTAGTAGCGATCGTCGCTATGCAGAACTCGATCGAATCGTCACTAAAACCAAACAAGAATTAGCAAATTATACCGAGAAAAATATTCAACTCAAAAACGATCGTCATATTATCGATTCGATCGCTAAAGTCAAAGCTACATTACAAGTATTTAAAGAAAAACTCACTCTCAAAAAAATTAACAAGCTCGAAAACGAAGTCACCGAATGTTTTCGCTATCTACTGCACAAATCTGAACTCGTCGGGCGCGTGACGATAGATAGTACCACATTTACCCTATCCCTTCACGATCGCGATGGCAAATTATTACCCAAACATCGACTCTCCGCAGGCGAAAAACAACTGCTCGCGATCGCTTTATTATGGGGGTTAGCTAGAGTTTCAGGACGCCAATTACCGATCGCGATCGATACTCCATTAGGGAGACTAGATTCCTCGCACCGCACTAATCTAATCGAACGCTATTTTCCAGCCGCCAGCGAGCAAGTGATCTTATTATCTACAGATACCGAAGTCGCCGAAAGTGAGGTAGCCAAATTACGCGAACAGGGTGCAATTACGCGCGAATATATCCTAGAGCACGATCCCAGCGCACAGCGCACGCAAGTTAAAACCGGATATTTTTGGTAG
- a CDS encoding alpha/beta fold hydrolase: protein MQLYPISFFQPRPAQPHLPLFVFFPGMDGTGKLLYKQLDTLAARFDIRCLAIASNDLTDWAGLVDRSLHLIATELTEDRELYFCGESFGACFAMQTAGQIASKISELILINPASSLVRLPWLASGSALTRLLPDALYPLSARILVNFLIDPDRVAAPDRQCLLNAMLSVQPQSAAWRLDLLRQFNVHSVLPNIVDIPVSLIAGELDRLLPSVPEVQILEQLLPKSKTKLLPNSGHACLLEKDIYLADLL from the coding sequence ATGCAGCTTTATCCTATTAGTTTCTTTCAGCCGCGACCCGCCCAGCCACATCTGCCATTATTTGTGTTTTTTCCGGGGATGGATGGCACAGGCAAGTTACTATACAAACAACTAGATACTCTGGCCGCTAGGTTTGATATTCGCTGTTTGGCCATTGCTAGCAACGATCTGACCGACTGGGCGGGATTGGTCGATCGATCTTTACATCTGATTGCAACCGAACTCACCGAAGACCGCGAGTTGTATTTCTGTGGCGAGTCGTTTGGGGCGTGTTTCGCCATGCAAACAGCCGGACAAATTGCCAGTAAAATCAGCGAACTGATACTGATCAATCCAGCTTCTTCCTTGGTCCGGTTGCCCTGGTTGGCAAGTGGCAGTGCCTTAACCAGACTGCTCCCAGATGCCCTCTATCCCCTCTCTGCTAGGATTTTGGTCAATTTCCTCATCGACCCCGATCGCGTCGCCGCGCCCGACCGCCAGTGCCTGCTCAATGCCATGCTCTCAGTGCAGCCACAGTCGGCAGCTTGGCGACTAGATTTACTCCGACAGTTTAACGTCCATTCCGTATTACCCAACATCGTCGATATCCCCGTCTCCCTCATTGCTGGCGAACTCGATCGATTATTGCCCTCAGTGCCAGAAGTCCAAATCCTAGAGCAGCTATTACCCAAGTCCAAAACCAAGCTCCTCCCCAACAGCGGTCACGCTTGTCTATTAGAGAAAGACATTTATTTAGCCGATCTACTATAG
- a CDS encoding lysophospholipid acyltransferase family protein has protein sequence MSQLNYTSQILSGNFMNLLESIAPFDGYVTTMARDVIGLLGMDVKVYNRERLPQSGPLLIVSNHRSFLDPFILTSFLNTPINFVCHRYMGNVPVLREVLQSCGGFPLTNQDWYPELLHHSTELLDRGKTIGIFPEGAAPMLATPQPTGICPFYRGFAHLALQATVPDLQILPVGILSQAEMQWPAIPLSILHQLDPTEPLFGKDGWHPAVVYQQAEIRIGKPFSIAPYQQQYHGRQAGKVVKDLTATLSRQVADLLSA, from the coding sequence GTGTCTCAACTCAACTATACCAGCCAAATCCTTTCAGGTAACTTCATGAATTTACTGGAGTCGATCGCCCCATTCGACGGTTATGTAACCACCATGGCTAGAGATGTCATTGGCTTATTAGGGATGGATGTAAAGGTTTACAACCGCGAACGTCTGCCCCAATCTGGCCCATTATTGATTGTCTCCAATCACCGCAGTTTCCTAGATCCCTTTATTCTCACCAGTTTTCTCAATACGCCGATCAACTTTGTCTGTCATCGCTATATGGGCAATGTCCCAGTCTTGCGGGAAGTTTTACAAAGCTGTGGCGGTTTTCCGCTGACAAATCAAGACTGGTATCCGGAACTATTGCACCATTCTACCGAACTACTCGATCGAGGTAAAACGATCGGGATTTTCCCTGAAGGTGCGGCTCCGATGTTAGCCACCCCGCAGCCTACTGGCATCTGTCCTTTCTATCGAGGGTTCGCACATCTGGCATTGCAAGCAACTGTCCCCGATCTCCAGATCTTACCCGTTGGCATCTTATCCCAAGCAGAGATGCAATGGCCAGCCATACCATTGAGCATCCTGCATCAATTAGATCCCACCGAGCCGCTATTTGGCAAAGATGGCTGGCATCCAGCCGTAGTGTACCAACAAGCAGAGATTAGGATCGGCAAACCGTTCTCGATCGCGCCTTACCAGCAACAGTACCACGGTCGCCAAGCTGGTAAAGTAGTAAAGGATCTCACCGCCACCTTATCAAGACAAGTTGCTGACCTGCTCTCAGCATAA
- a CDS encoding TIGR02587 family membrane protein: protein MIKSHNRQQRTNSARKAFKKEIRDSIRGASSGFLFGIPLLYTMEVWWIGSYAEPLQMLIALVTNFVVVFLLIRTEGFRGTVDTKMRNALMDSIETLAIGFVCTALTLVLLREINLATSINEAVGKIIFESVPFSLGVAVANSFLSGDRSQSSNEPKSSSPQSKSPEINATFADVGATSIGALFIAFTIAPTEEVPMLASAMTPPWLIAIIAASLLISYGIVFVAGLTNQDKRYQQEGLFHRPITETLIAYLVSLMSGLLMLWFFHQLSLEDPWTVWLSHAIVLGLPATIGGAAGRIVV, encoded by the coding sequence ATGATCAAAAGCCACAATCGGCAGCAGCGAACTAATTCGGCTCGAAAAGCTTTTAAAAAAGAAATTAGGGACTCGATCCGAGGAGCCTCCAGTGGTTTCTTGTTTGGGATTCCACTGTTATACACGATGGAAGTTTGGTGGATTGGTTCTTATGCCGAACCTTTACAAATGCTGATTGCATTGGTTACTAATTTTGTCGTTGTCTTTTTGCTGATTCGGACAGAAGGGTTTCGCGGCACTGTCGATACTAAAATGCGCAATGCCTTGATGGATAGTATTGAAACTTTGGCAATTGGATTTGTCTGTACAGCCTTAACTTTGGTGCTATTACGAGAGATTAATCTAGCGACATCAATCAATGAAGCAGTTGGTAAAATTATTTTTGAAAGCGTTCCGTTTTCACTCGGCGTAGCTGTAGCAAATTCATTTTTAAGTGGCGATCGCAGCCAAAGCAGTAACGAACCAAAATCCTCATCTCCACAGTCTAAAAGCCCAGAAATTAACGCCACCTTTGCCGATGTGGGTGCAACTTCGATCGGTGCTTTGTTTATTGCATTTACGATCGCACCAACGGAAGAGGTACCGATGTTGGCGTCAGCAATGACCCCTCCTTGGTTAATAGCCATAATCGCGGCTTCTTTACTAATTTCTTACGGGATTGTATTTGTGGCTGGTTTAACCAATCAAGATAAGCGTTACCAACAAGAAGGTCTATTTCATCGACCGATTACGGAGACTTTAATAGCTTATCTTGTTTCATTAATGTCCGGGTTATTAATGCTGTGGTTTTTCCATCAACTCAGTCTTGAAGATCCGTGGACAGTCTGGTTGAGCCATGCGATCGTGTTGGGATTGCCAGCTACAATTGGTGGTGCAGCGGGACGGATAGTGGTATGA
- a CDS encoding TIGR02588 family protein codes for MSQPEQKQQRSVAEWVTFSIASSIVAGIVGLVLYSWAKVGNEPPVLAIEQSGKIRQAAGSFYVPFTLTNKGGETADAVRVTAELQIGGEVKEMGEQQFDFLAGGEAEEGAFLFSRNPQNGKLILRITGYRKP; via the coding sequence ATGAGTCAACCCGAACAAAAACAACAGCGATCTGTGGCTGAGTGGGTAACTTTTAGCATTGCATCGAGCATTGTAGCTGGAATTGTGGGACTGGTACTTTATAGTTGGGCAAAAGTCGGAAACGAACCCCCAGTTTTAGCGATCGAACAAAGCGGTAAGATCCGTCAAGCTGCGGGCAGTTTTTATGTACCTTTTACCCTCACCAATAAGGGGGGAGAAACTGCTGATGCAGTGCGCGTAACTGCCGAATTGCAAATTGGTGGAGAAGTCAAAGAAATGGGCGAACAGCAATTTGATTTCCTCGCTGGCGGAGAAGCTGAGGAAGGGGCATTTTTGTTTAGCCGCAATCCCCAAAACGGTAAATTAATCTTGCGCATTACGGGTTATCGCAAACCTTAG
- a CDS encoding alpha-ketoglutarate-dependent dioxygenase AlkB family protein: MIEPEVTICPDYFSPQAATELYIKLRDRIEWDERISARKTACFGLPYNYSGLTYDVTPMHPILTPICDRLQQTLGFEPNSCLINYYQDGRDKMGFHSDEIDNLEDGTQIIIISLGTERKLSFRSKADYSQRLQYLLPHGSLMYMSQKTQEFWSHAIKRANVMDGRISLTFRRIVPE, from the coding sequence ATGATAGAACCAGAAGTTACTATTTGCCCAGACTATTTCTCGCCTCAAGCCGCTACCGAACTATATATCAAATTACGCGATCGCATCGAGTGGGACGAGCGGATTAGCGCGCGCAAAACTGCGTGTTTTGGGCTACCTTACAATTATTCGGGATTGACTTACGATGTCACGCCGATGCATCCAATTCTCACGCCGATTTGCGATCGATTACAACAAACATTGGGATTCGAGCCGAATAGTTGTCTGATTAATTATTATCAAGATGGTCGTGATAAAATGGGTTTTCACTCCGATGAAATCGACAATCTCGAAGATGGCACCCAGATTATCATCATCTCCTTGGGTACCGAACGGAAACTTTCATTTCGATCGAAAGCGGATTATTCACAACGATTGCAATATTTATTACCCCATGGTTCGTTGATGTATATGAGTCAAAAAACCCAAGAATTTTGGAGTCATGCGATCAAAAGAGCTAATGTCATGGATGGCCGAATCAGTCTAACATTCCGCCGCATTGTGCCGGAATAA